A genomic window from Prochlorococcus sp. RS04 includes:
- a CDS encoding pyridoxal phosphate-dependent aminotransferase, producing the protein MNNEPHDYSTLATQGSNLKHGGNVYATAKKLNLLPSEIIDASASLVPFDPPQIVIDSINEEIKNLGFRYYPDRNLSDMKEIIGKFHGINPDNILPGNGASELITWAGYEASKFGISCIPSPSFVDYERSLNCWNSNFIHCELPKNWNDIFPQSFPLHPKGDVIWITNPHNPTGQLWGKNSLEEVVKKYKLVICDEAFLSITPNGEKESLIPLTQRFDNLLVLRSLTKIFNIPGLRLGYVIGSSKILKQWGINRDPWPLNSFSIKAGIDLLSNKKFYEQWTKQIHSWINIEKKRVFEKLSKIENLKIHNSSTNFFLIESKKSLSPNIKYLENKGILLRECTSFRFLDEKWARISLQNRKNNTLLCKEIQNSFKK; encoded by the coding sequence ATGAATAATGAACCTCATGATTACTCAACGTTAGCCACGCAAGGATCAAACTTGAAGCACGGTGGAAATGTATATGCAACTGCGAAAAAATTAAATTTATTACCCTCTGAAATAATTGATGCAAGTGCATCATTAGTACCCTTTGATCCCCCTCAAATAGTAATAGATTCAATTAATGAGGAAATTAAGAATCTTGGCTTTAGATATTACCCAGATAGAAACTTGAGTGATATGAAAGAAATAATCGGCAAATTTCATGGGATAAATCCAGACAATATATTGCCTGGAAATGGAGCTTCTGAATTAATAACCTGGGCAGGTTATGAAGCATCCAAATTCGGAATAAGTTGTATTCCTTCTCCATCATTTGTTGATTATGAAAGATCTTTAAATTGTTGGAATAGCAATTTTATACATTGCGAATTACCAAAAAACTGGAATGATATTTTCCCTCAATCATTTCCGCTGCATCCAAAAGGTGATGTTATTTGGATAACAAATCCACATAACCCTACCGGCCAATTATGGGGAAAGAATTCATTGGAAGAAGTTGTAAAAAAATATAAATTAGTTATCTGTGATGAAGCTTTCTTATCGATAACACCTAATGGAGAGAAAGAATCTTTAATACCATTAACCCAAAGATTTGACAATTTATTAGTCTTGAGAAGCTTGACCAAAATCTTCAATATTCCTGGTCTTAGATTAGGTTACGTTATTGGCTCATCGAAAATACTAAAACAATGGGGAATAAATAGAGATCCTTGGCCTTTAAATTCATTTTCTATTAAAGCCGGAATTGATCTACTAAGTAATAAGAAATTCTATGAACAGTGGACAAAACAGATTCACAGCTGGATAAATATTGAAAAAAAAAGAGTATTTGAAAAATTATCAAAAATAGAGAACCTTAAAATTCATAACTCTTCAACCAACTTTTTTTTAATAGAAAGTAAAAAATCCTTGTCGCCTAATATAAAATACTTAGAAAATAAGGGAATATTGCTAAGAGAATGTACTTCATTTAGATTTCTGGATGAAAAGTGGGCAAGAATAAGTTTGCAGAATAGGAAAAATAACACTCTTTTATGTAAAGAAATTCAGAATTCCTTTAAAAAATAA
- a CDS encoding UDP-N-acetylglucosamine--N-acetylmuramyl-(pentapeptide) pyrophosphoryl-undecaprenol N-acetylglucosamine transferase, whose amino-acid sequence MSKKNNLLVAASGTGGHIFPALAVSKEVEDEWNIHWLGIQQRLDVNFIPQKYNLKTLNIKTPRKNIFLFYQYIKILMSTFQIIRILKEKKINLVFTTGGYISAPTIVASKLLRIPVIIHESNLIPGMVTKYFGFLCNYVFLGFKKTNSYLRNCKTIFTGTPLRDQFYKSHPLPEWVPKGKGPLLIVMGGSQGAKAINQILNESIEFLMKKQFRIVHIIGEYNQKSFNVKNFNNYVQKKFTNEIAALIQNCDLVISRSGAGTINELIETEKPSILIPFPYSKNNHQEKNAMILAESGGSILMNQRKISKEVFEETIERIFKRKSKNGKYYYEILDLMKKNMENNNKIKSKIEIRKFFNYFLKEF is encoded by the coding sequence ATGTCTAAAAAAAATAATTTATTAGTTGCAGCTAGTGGAACAGGAGGCCATATTTTTCCAGCTTTAGCAGTTTCTAAAGAGGTAGAAGATGAGTGGAATATTCATTGGTTGGGTATTCAGCAAAGACTTGATGTGAATTTTATTCCCCAAAAATATAATTTGAAGACTTTAAATATAAAGACACCAAGAAAAAATATTTTTTTGTTTTATCAATATATAAAAATTTTAATGTCAACTTTCCAAATAATTAGGATTTTAAAAGAAAAAAAAATTAACTTGGTTTTTACGACTGGAGGTTATATATCTGCTCCTACTATTGTTGCTTCAAAACTTCTCAGGATACCTGTCATTATTCATGAATCAAATTTAATTCCAGGAATGGTCACTAAATATTTTGGTTTTTTGTGTAACTATGTTTTTCTAGGATTTAAGAAAACAAATTCTTATTTAAGAAATTGTAAAACTATTTTCACTGGTACTCCTTTAAGAGATCAATTCTATAAATCCCATCCCTTGCCAGAATGGGTCCCAAAAGGGAAAGGACCTCTTTTGATTGTTATGGGAGGTAGCCAAGGAGCAAAAGCTATAAATCAAATTCTTAACGAATCTATTGAATTTTTAATGAAAAAACAGTTTCGGATTGTTCATATTATTGGCGAATATAATCAAAAATCCTTTAATGTAAAAAATTTCAATAATTATGTTCAAAAGAAATTTACTAATGAAATCGCAGCTTTGATTCAAAACTGTGATCTTGTAATATCGAGATCTGGTGCAGGAACAATAAATGAACTTATAGAAACTGAAAAACCTTCAATTTTAATTCCATTTCCTTATTCTAAAAATAATCACCAGGAGAAAAATGCAATGATTCTTGCTGAAAGTGGAGGCTCAATTTTAATGAATCAAAGGAAAATTTCTAAAGAAGTTTTTGAAGAAACTATAGAAAGAATTTTTAAGAGAAAATCAAAAAACGGAAAATATTACTATGAAATTTTAGATCTTATGAAGAAGAATATGGAAAATAATAATAAAATCAAATCTAAAATTGAGATTAGAAAATTTTTTAATTATTTTTTAAAGGAATTCTGA
- a CDS encoding phosphoglycerate kinase: MSKLSLSSLDKTHLEGKKVLVRVDFNVPLNEDGQITDDTRIRAAIPTIEYLINHSAKIILAAHFGRPKGQVNDKMRLTPVAARLSELLGQNIALTNSCIGDEAVAQSNSLSNGDVLLLENVRFFGEEEKNDLEFAKKLASHADMYVNDAFGAAHRAHASTQGVTNYLSPSVAGFLLEKELKYLQGAIDAPKRPLAAIVGGSKVSSKIGVLDSLLDKCDKIMIGGGMIFTFYKARGLDVGKSLVEEDKLELARDLEAKAKAKGVELLLPTDVVLANEFSPDAESKISQIDSISGDWMGLDIGPDSIKVFQNALAECKTIIWNGPMGVFEFDKFAEGTNAIATTLADLSAFSEVCTIIGGGDSVAAVEKAGLAEKMSHISTGGGASLELLEGKTLPGVAALNDV, translated from the coding sequence ATGTCAAAATTATCTCTTTCCAGTCTTGATAAGACACATTTAGAAGGAAAAAAAGTTCTTGTAAGAGTAGATTTTAATGTTCCATTAAATGAAGATGGTCAAATAACCGACGATACGCGTATTCGTGCAGCGATCCCAACTATTGAATATCTTATTAATCATTCTGCAAAAATTATTTTAGCTGCTCATTTTGGTAGACCAAAGGGTCAGGTAAATGACAAAATGAGATTAACTCCAGTAGCAGCAAGATTAAGTGAATTGTTGGGGCAAAATATTGCTCTTACTAACAGTTGTATTGGTGATGAAGCAGTTGCACAATCAAATAGCTTATCTAATGGAGATGTTCTTTTACTTGAAAATGTTCGATTTTTTGGTGAAGAGGAAAAGAACGATCTTGAGTTTGCTAAAAAATTAGCATCACATGCAGATATGTACGTAAATGATGCTTTCGGTGCTGCTCATAGAGCGCATGCTTCAACTCAGGGAGTTACTAATTATTTAAGTCCATCAGTAGCTGGATTCCTTTTAGAAAAAGAATTAAAATACTTACAAGGAGCGATAGATGCTCCAAAGCGTCCCTTAGCAGCAATAGTTGGAGGATCAAAGGTAAGTAGTAAAATAGGTGTTCTTGATTCTTTGCTAGATAAATGTGACAAAATTATGATTGGTGGAGGTATGATTTTTACTTTTTATAAAGCTAGAGGTCTAGATGTTGGAAAGAGCCTTGTAGAAGAAGATAAACTTGAGCTTGCCAGGGATTTAGAAGCAAAAGCAAAAGCAAAAGGAGTCGAATTATTATTACCTACTGATGTTGTTTTAGCTAATGAATTTTCGCCTGACGCCGAAAGTAAAATATCTCAAATTGATTCAATTAGTGGAGATTGGATGGGTCTTGATATTGGTCCAGATTCCATTAAAGTTTTTCAGAATGCTCTTGCAGAATGTAAGACAATAATTTGGAATGGGCCAATGGGAGTTTTCGAATTTGATAAATTTGCAGAAGGTACAAATGCTATAGCTACGACCCTTGCGGACTTAAGTGCTTTTTCTGAAGTTTGTACAATAATTGGTGGTGGAGATTCAGTTGCAGCAGTTGAAAAAGCAGGATTAGCTGAGAAAATGTCTCATATATCTACTGGAGGTGGCGCAAGTTTGGAACTTTTAGAAGGTAAAACCTTACCTGGTGTAGCTGCTTTAAACGACGTTTAG